The Papaver somniferum cultivar HN1 chromosome 6, ASM357369v1, whole genome shotgun sequence genome segment TAATGAGGGTAGTTATGAGAAACTCCAAATCTTGAAGGATCTGGTCATTCTTCACAACAAGTTGATGGGTAAAGATTGCTTACCTCTTCACTCTGATTATAGTCGATTTTTATTTGATCGTGGAAAGGAATTTGAGATTATGGAGGGTTCTGATTTTGTTAGTAATTATAAATTTTGTCCTGCTAAAAATATTTTTGGCTCCATGGTACTCGATGTGTGTTCGATTCGAATAGATAAACTTGATGGAAATTTTGTTCAGCTCGCTAATAAACCAGGGTTTGAATCTGATTCATTCTTTTGTGACTCAATTATACCGGACCTACTGGTGTTTGTTAAAAGAAGTGGTTATGGTGATAATGATGAGATGTTTATAAAAATGtcgcaaagaaaaaaaatattagtgAGTTCTTTAACCTCTTTGGTGGAAAAAGACTATAGGAACCTTGTTAATGAGAATGTTTTCAAACATCGGTACCCATTACAGTTGTTGTTCGAAGGCTCAATTGCATTTGTCTTGGTGATTGAGGTTGAGAATCGCGATGATTGCAAGTTGTTGTATAAATGGATGCAGCAAGGTAAGTTGAGTTACAAGTTCATTGTTGATGTATGTCTTTCCCTTGTTTTGGATTCTAGCCATAGTGTGTTTGATCGTGGAAAAAAGATCGACCTTATTATCTGGATTTCTTGTTTTGCTACACTGGATTCTAAGTTTGGGCATCGATTGAAGTTGTGGCTTAGTATTCAGAATGCTTATACATACTTATGTGGTTGTGACTGGGTGAACTTCAGAAGGTTTGATCTAAGTCCTGTTTTGTGGAGCACGATTTTTTCTCTTCTGCAGCTGAAGCGTGGGTTGCTTGTTGGGATTACAATTCAATTTGCTGGAAGGGTCTCTCCCTATTTGATTGAAGTTGTAAGTTCAACAACTGAACTTGTTGGAATTAATGTTCACATTTCTATGGTGCTGCTTATACCTTCCAGAAGTAGCCTTATCTTCTTCGAACTTTGTCATATGATTGATCACATGGATCCATCGAGTTGCCGAATAGTAGTTCTCATCAAGTGTACTCGCTGGATTTATGATAGAGGAAAGTTGTCTTCTAGTCAAGGGTATTTTTCTATTCTTACCACTTATGAATGTTGTATGGTTAAAATTACTTATACCGTCACTATGTTTCTTATATCAAAATGGGTGGCCGAGTACGGTTCCGAATCGGTGTTTGAGCTGATCTTGGAATCTGGGTACCATTTAATTTTATTATTCGAGTCTTTGAATGGACCCATTCTCCATATGGATATTAATGAAGTGCATTTTCCACTAACAATTGAGTTGGAAGGGTCCTTGAGGTGGAAGATTGGTGCACATTTTGATGCTCCATTATACAGCGTAAGTTCCTCCTTGCGATATTCATTTCCTACTTCTGGGATTTTTAGTGCCCTAATTATTCCAGCAGAGGATGTCCAGGGATTTTCTAATTCTATGGATGCCTATGAGTTCTTATCAGATCTACCCATTTTTATCCATTGATACTCTTCGTGTGCTCAAATTTATGGGATACAAACAAGGGttctttagtctttcaactaATTATGGAATGTGAGTATGGTTTAGAGTAGTCGAATGCATTTTGGGTTGTTAAACAAGGGGGAAGTCGTGCAGGTTGCAAGTTGTATGATAATATATTGCAACAAGGCACTCTTACTCGGCAGCTGGCATATGGTTTACTTGCTGATCTAATTTTAGATTGTCAAGGTCTGAATTTCGGACATAGAGGAGTAATTCTTGCTTTTCCATGGTATATTTTTGTCAAGATACACTGGGTCATGTGTTTAAGAATGGTGTATATGTTATGATCGAATCATAGTTCAAGTGTGTACAACAATATCTATtcgatatttcaattatttccTTGTTGCAGCCATGGGGTAAAGGTGTTGTTGGTTTTTATCGAATGCTTAATGAAACGTTCCTATTAGCAGAGATATTATCCACCCAAGTGAATGATATCCTCACAGCAAAAGGTGATGTGTATCTCTCAAGAATCAGGTTGAAATTGCTAAGGGATCGACAACAAGTCAGTTCTCACTAAAATGGATTCTTTCACCTTTTTCATGGTATTCACACAAGTGGTTAAGGGTTTACGCAAGGACCTCACAAAAATATTCATTAGCGTCATGGGTATTGGACTGCTCCTGAAGGTCTGCAAGCGAGGACTGTCTACcatcatccttgaggacaaggatgttctgAAGGGGAAGGGAGTGTCATGTATCCACTATGATGAGGAAAGGGTGTCCCATATCTTATACAGTATTAGTGTTAGTATTTAGTTGGCATACTTTATCTTATTAGTAATTGTTATCATCAATTGTAACGTGTGGTTTAGATGTACACATGCGGGCTAGCTTAGGATCGTTAGATCTAAATGGGGAAGAACCTAGCTACAAAGAGTCAAAGTCTGTAATGAATCTCTTAATCCAATTTTAATGAAAACAATTGTTTATTCGATTAAGCTGTGGTTTTCACTGAACTAGTaggcttgattcgtgagaatcaagaGATTATCCCTCCACCCTTGTTATGGTACATCTAGGTACATAACAGTATCAAACATGAAATAATGTCCCCCTTCTTCACAAATTTCATGGCGATACTGTCTCACAATTTTCAAGATTGAGTTTGGGTTCCTAGTCCATATATCACCTCTCTTTTTAGTTGGATCTTTCTCATCTTTTTGATCTGCTTTTTTGTGGACAAAGATATCTATAACAGGACAAAATGGTCCTTCTTTTTGCTTCTGTAATTGATAATAGGTGAACCATACTTTTCCTCCTCGTTCTTTTTCATCTTCCTCAAGGTTTCTATTCACAAAGTCACTGATTGCATGGAAACTTGATCTATAAGGTTTGTTGGTATCTACGAAAATGAACCAAGAAAAATAATACATTCATTATACTTGTACCTACAAAATAGTCACATAGGTGTACAACAATGTATACATAAGTATTTAAAAGAGCACTAATCAAATAAGAACAATACAGGTGTAAAAGTCTTTATACTCTTACAAAAATCTAACAAAATCAGTTTCAAAACACACTCAACAGGCTATGAAGATGAACTAGCATGCTGGTGTACAGATCTGTGCACTGGTACCACAAGTGATGAAAAACAGTTTCAAATCACAACAGTCAGTACAAAAACATACAGAACATGACACCAATCAGTACAACAACATGTGAGTGCAATAGTATATACACATGAACAAGAAATCTGAACACAAATCAATGCAACATCATGGTGGTGTATATATATGgacacaccaacaacaaatctcataaaaatcataaaaaaatacaTAGAACTGTAAAAGAAGGCCTGCAACAGCATGGCGGTGTACACATCtctacacaccaacaacaaatctCATGGAAATCACAAAAAGATAGATAGAACTGTAAAAGAAGGCCTgcaacaacatggcggtgtacacatctctacacaccaacaacaaatctcatgaaaattGCAAGAATATAGATAGAACTGTAAAAGAAGGCCTGCAACAGCATGGCGGTGTACACATATCTATACACCaacaacaaatctcatgaaaatcACAAAAAAATAGATAGAACTGTAAAAGAAGGCCTGCAACATCATGGCGGTGTACACATCTCTACACACCAAAaacaaatctcatgaaaatcACAAAAAAATCGATAGAACTGTAAAAGAAGGCCTGCAACAGCATGGCAGTGTATACATCTCTACACACCAACAACAAGAGATGGACAACAGTCTGAAAACACACACATCAGAACATATAAACATGATATAGCATGCcggtgtacagatctgtacactgGTAAAACACAATAGATGGACAAAAGTTTGAAGTAGTATTACCCTTTTTTGAAACTGCTGtagattttgatttcttcttaggtggtggtgattttgaagtatcttcttgtaCAGTTGATGTTGAAATTGATGtggattttgatttcttcttaggtgctggtgattttgaagtatcttcttgtaCAGTTGATGTTGAAATTGCTGTAGATTTTGATTTGTTCTTAGGTGGTGGtgattttgaagtatcttcttgtaCAATTGATGTTGAAATTGCTGtagattttgatttcttcttaggtggtggtgattttgaagtatcttcttgtaCAATTGATGTTGAAATTGCTGCAGATTTTGATCTCGTCTTCGGTCCTTGtgattttgaagtatcttcttcaaCTGTTGTTGGTGTATCAGAAGATTCTTCTGTTGATTTTCGCTTAGCAACTGGTTTTTTAGCAGTCACCATTATGTTACTGCTACTGTATTCATCTATTCTGCGAAGATTTAAGGTTTGATTTTGAAGCTTTAGGTTTCGATTTTCGATTTTGGATTTTAGGTTAAAGTTCTCTCTTGGTGTTCTTTTCTCTgagttttttttatcttctttcttctGCTAAATGAATTACTAacattttcgttttctttttccagtttttaatttcagttttctttttcgaACCAACGTGTCTCTTCCACATTAACTGTGTCAGTTACAAAACAGTTCCAATTCGTTGCACGTGCGCTTTATGAAACGCGTGCGAAGGATAACAACGTCTTTACACATTTTCAAATTAACTTTGGACTAATCTGTTCCTAATCGGATCGGGGTGAACTAATCCGCACATTTAAGAGGGATTTTGGACTGAACCGTTTTTTCCCCAACTATAAACGTTAATTCCTGCACAAGATGGCTGATGTAGAATGTTAACAACTAGAATCGGAATTACCGGTTCCAGTTTTAATTTGAAGTGTTAAATGCTTGTCAAATTTACAACAATACCATCATTATTCATTCCCGAGTCTTCCGTATAAGAAAGGGGATAATTTGAAAAACCGCAACAGATTATGGGGACTCACGGCACCGAATGGCAGTCCGTCTCTCCACTTCCAGGTTCTTTTTCCCTTTGAAATTTACTATTTAGAGATAATTTCTCTGCGATCTTTGATTTTGTAACTGCAATGCTAGTTTATGGATTAGGGTTGAACTCAAATAACCTAATTCTATGATGTTATCATGGTTGAAAACTTATCATGTGTAGTATAACTCAATCATCTTGCTAACATTATTTATACTCTTAGGTTtatcagtatgagattgggaAATTTTAATTTTAGATTCTATTAGTCGGATTTAATTCTTTGATAGTCATGTCCCTGAAGGTGTTGTATTGTTTGGATGCAGAATTAGGTCAAATGGTTTGTGGAACTTGTAGAACTTTGGTTTCTTATCCTAGAGGAGCCCCTCGTGTTAGATGTGTATCCTGTAAAACAATCAATCTTGTTTTAGAAGGTATGTCAACTCTTATTAACACTTCTTTCTAGTTATTATCATGGAATCAGAAGTTTTTTCCCCTTGTATTGTTTTTTGTGGAAAATATGGTTATGGATGGGATACCCAGTAAAATTCTGTTGCTAAGAATATGGTTGCAGAAGTACTGTTATTTTTCTTACTTGGTCTTTTGAGTTTAACAGATCATCAAATTGGAAATGTAAACTGTGCAAATTGTGAAGTATTGCTTATGTACCCATATGGAGCTCCAAAAGTAAAATGTTCATGTTGCCATTCAATAACTGATGTTGGGGTAAGTTGTAATTTCATAGTTAAAAGAGATGAGTTTTATCATGCTCTTTAGATGTATGGAATATTATGAATGGAATGTCTAGTATACAAAGATATAGCATTAGCGACGCAGATAAGACATACATGTCGTTCATGGAGTTCTATTGACGAATTACTAATAAACTTAAGCATCCCAATAAATTTAGAAAAATCAGCTTGGGTTAGTGGCTTCCTTTCATGGCCGATCTAAGTGTAGTCATCATTGTAGGAACTCAGGTATTTGTCGCAGTTCACAGCAGTTTTTCTTATTTATTGATAATCTTTAGAACAAATGGTATTTTAGAATTTTCTATATGGTAGTTGGCAGACTATCGGTGGCCACAACAAAGGAGGAACCATAATATAAGAAGAGACAATGTGAAACTCTCTGAATATTCTGTA includes the following:
- the LOC113285680 gene encoding protein LOL2-like; translated protein: MGTHGTEWQSVSPLPELGQMVCGTCRTLVSYPRGAPRVRCVSCKTINLVLEDHQIGNVNCANCEVLLMYPYGAPKVKCSCCHSITDVGEHNQRPRLADQQGPPPHAVI